Proteins from a single region of Gasterosteus aculeatus chromosome Y, fGasAcu3.hap1.1, whole genome shotgun sequence:
- the LOC120809153 gene encoding uncharacterized protein LOC120809153: MGDPEEAGVFWESWTWTPQGEEKKKDPKKERKRLKRKNSATKKTEQDIERKKKKKKSPKEKKENKKGKKQKRSPSELDDGLILAPAVRPPRTLDPRSTEKLQRDHDRKKKSSGKPKVAFNLPPSVVSAGPAGLPSSRQRSPREKALSEPEAVAGVRPGRRPPGASQSPGEDVNSQDLFITQKAFRASPSQPSSGDDSDRAVSPPRRGLHPSEAQNPRLHVQKTVQVQVRLTDGEEDEEAAAEEEEERMSQTHPDPEEGKWFKADVAREKRVPLGPFQLSPSLDAARSGRPPCASREPPLSGAPRRLHTSTQTENFFSTELCSYLAFCRRSRGAGAAEDPRPLDLSVRRGARKDPGDGSPGKTLSSAAERKEADLRPRRSSDAADGAPTEEPSGRPPPCARPERKTTPSPPSESDPRTADTSASSEDEPPCRGGRLNLTQVRAVQMRLNESFFFKTKGERQSPRPQSPLMKLAQGRQVKSRKAQR; encoded by the exons ATGGGTGACCCTGAAGAAGCAGGCGTCTTTTGGGAGTCCTGGACTTGGACGCcgcagggagaagaaaagaaaaaagacccaAAAAAGGAGCGGAAACGCCTGAAACGCAAAAACAGCGCGACCAAGAAAACGGAGCAAGACAtcgagaggaaaaagaaaaagaaaaagtcaccgaaggaaaagaaagaaaataaaaaaggaaagaagcaaaAGCGGTCGCCTTCGGAACTGGACGACGGTTTGATCCTCGCGCCCGCTGTGCGGCCTCCTCGCACGCTGGATCCGCGGAGCACCGAGAAGCTCCAACGAGACCACGACCGCAAGAAGAAAAGCAGCGGAAAACCGAAGGTGGCGTTCAACTTACCGCCGAGCGTCGTCTCAGCCGGACCAGCCGGTTTGCCGTCTTCTCGTCAGCGGTCTCCCAGGGAGAAGGCCCTCTCGGAGCCCGAGGCCGTCGCGGGGGTCCGACCCGGCCGACGGCCCCCCGGCGCATCCCAGAGCCCCGGCGAGGACGTCAACAGTCAGGACCTGTTCATCACCCAGAAGGCATTCAGGGCTTCGCCCTCACAGCCTTCCAGCGGCGACGACAGCGACAgagccgtgtcccccccccggcGCGGGCTGCACCCCTCCGAGGCGCAAAACCCCCGCCTGCATGTGCAGAAGAcggtgcaggtgcaggtgcgTCTCACGGACGGAGAAGAGGacgaagaagcagcagcagaagaagaagaagagcgcaTGAGCCAAACGCACCCGGATCCGGAGGAGGGGAAATGGTTCAAAGCGGACGTCGCCCGAGAGAAGAGGGTCCCGCTGGGGCCCTTTCAGTTGAGCCCCTCCCTGGATGCCGCGCGGTCGGGAAGACCTCCGTGTGCCTCGCGCGAGCCGCCTCTTTCAGGGGCGCCGCGCCGTCTCCACACCTCCACCCAGACAGAAAACTTCTTCTCCACCGAGCTGTGCTCCTACCTCGCCTTCTgccggaggagcagaggggccGGAGCCGCGGAGGACCCGCGGCCCCTGGACCTGAGCGTGCGGCGCGGGGCCAGAAAGGACCCCGGGGACGGCTCGCCGGGGAAGACGCTGTCTTCAGCGGCAGAGCGCAAAGAGGCCGACCTGCGTCCTCGCCGCTCCTCAGACGCGGCAGATGGAGCGCCGACGGAGGAGCCCTCCGGCCGCCCGCCGCCCTGCGCCCGGCCGGAGAGGAAGACCACGCCGAGCCCCCCGTCGGAGTCGGATCCCAGGACGGCGGACACGTCGGCATCCAGCGAGGACGAGCCGCCCTGTCGCGGCGGGAGGCTGAACCTGACCCAG GTCAGGGCCGTCCAGATGAGACTCAACGAGTCCTTCTTTTTCAAGACAAAGGGAGAGCGACAGTCCCCCAGGCCACAGTCTCCACTGATGAAGCTGGCTCAGGGCCGACAGGTGAAAAGCAGGAAGGCGCAACGCTAA
- the LOC144390783 gene encoding protein preY, mitochondrial-like, which translates to MKSSRHAELIELVYRRRTPIAVAPCARPSGPACCLGSPDMYRGVAGRLVTEAGRVRRGVERAAFGPRLRRFSGAKDEAQPPFDRSLLRFLVCPLSKRPLRYEPETSELINDELGIAYPIVDGVPNMIPQEARLIQKDTDVSTTPAQG; encoded by the exons ATGAAAAGCAGTCGACACGCGGAACTAATCGAGTTGGTTTACAGGCGGAGGACTCCCATTGCGGTTGCACCGTGCGCGCGCCCTTCCGGTCCTGCCTGCTGCCTTGGCTCGCCGGACATGTATCGGGGTGTCGCGGGCCGGTTGGTGACGGAGGCAGGACGTGTTCGCCGCGGCGTGGAGCGCGCTGCTTTCGGGCCGAGGCTCAGGCGCTTCTCCGGGGCGAAGGACGAGGCGCAGCCGCCTTTCGACCGCTCGCTGCTCCGCTTCCTGGTCTGCCCGCTGTCCAAGAGGCCGCTGAG GTACGAGCCGGAGACCAGCGAGCTGATCAACGACGAGCTCGGCATTGCCTATCCCATCGTTGACGGCGTCCCCAACATGATCCCGCAGGAAGCCAGGCTCATTCAGAAAGACACGGACGTGTCAACCACACCCGCACAAGGCTAG